In one window of Maribacter sp. BPC-D8 DNA:
- a CDS encoding sigma-70 family RNA polymerase sigma factor, producing MVVQIEDSQLVKKYIQGDERAIEALINRHNSRLTGFIYSKVGDRELTEDIFQDTFMKVIRTLKRGAYNEEGKFLPWVMRIAHNLVIDHFRKHNRMPMYNSKESYNIFSLLGDDKLNAEKQLIKEQIDSDLLRIIKELPEDQQEVLEMRIYKDMSFKEISDNTGVSINTALGRMRYALINLRKLVEANNIVLTN from the coding sequence ATGGTAGTACAAATTGAAGATTCCCAATTAGTAAAAAAATACATTCAAGGAGACGAAAGAGCTATCGAAGCGCTTATTAATCGTCATAATTCTCGTCTTACAGGTTTTATCTATTCTAAAGTAGGTGACCGCGAACTAACCGAAGATATTTTTCAAGATACATTCATGAAAGTTATACGTACCCTAAAAAGAGGTGCATATAATGAAGAAGGTAAATTTTTACCTTGGGTAATGCGTATTGCGCATAACCTGGTTATCGATCATTTTAGAAAGCATAATAGAATGCCAATGTATAATAGCAAAGAGAGCTATAATATATTTTCGCTATTAGGTGACGATAAGTTGAATGCAGAAAAGCAATTGATCAAAGAACAGATAGATTCTGATTTACTCCGTATAATCAAAGAGTTGCCAGAAGATCAGCAAGAAGTTTTAGAGATGCGTATATATAAGGATATGAGCTTTAAAGAAATTTCTGATAATACAGGTGTCAGTATTAATACCGCATTAGGTAGAATGCGCTACGCATTAATTAACCTTAGAAAGCTGGTAGAGGCCAATAATA
- the uvrA gene encoding excinuclease ABC subunit UvrA gives MPTLTEVNPKENIIIKGAKLHNLKNIDVVIPRNKLVVITGLSGSGKSSLAFDTLYAEGQRRYVESLSSYARQFLGKLDKPKVDYIKGIAPAIAIEQKVNSTNPRSTVGTTTEIYDYIKLLYARIGKTFSPISGKEVKKHTVTDVVNHVKTYDEGTKLLLLAPITIRDDRDALKSLELFSKQGYARIKYNDKVLRIDQAPEDIGKKFDLVIDRIITKDDEDFYNRLANAVDTAFFEGKGECIIEELADGKQTPFSNKFELDGMTFLEPNVHLFSFNNPYGACPKCEGYGDVIGIDEDLVVPNTALSVFENAIFPWRGESMSFYRDQLVNSAYKYDFPIHKPWFELSEDQQQLVWDGNAHFIGLHKFFGMLEEKSYKIQNRVMLSRYRGKTKCNVCNGKRLRQETDYVKVGGASISSLVGLSIEKLIVFFNELKLNENDATIAKRLLVEINTRLGFLNKVGLNYLTINRKSNTLSGGESQRINLATSLGSSLVGSMYILDEPSIGLHPRDTENLIEVLISLRNLGNTVIVVEHDEDIMKAADMVIDIGPEAGTHGGEVVAQGTLKEILKSKSLTAQYLNGKMEIRVPKERRTSKNHITIKGVREHNLKNINVTFPLDMLTVVTGVSGSGKSTLVKKLLYPIILKETGGYGEKAGQYTSVEGKYQHIKHVEFVDQNPIGRSSRSNPVTYIKAYDDIRSLYAGQKLSKIRNYQPKHFSFNVDGGRCEKCKGEGEITVEMQFMADVHLECETCGGKRFKKEVLEVTFNNANIDDVLNMTIDDAIQFFETGEQTKIVTKLKPLQDVGLGYVTLGQSSSTLSGGEAQRIKLASFLIKGSTKDKALFIFDEPTTGLHFHDIQKLLKSFNALIKKGHSIVVIEHNIELIKCADYIIDLGPGGGENGGQLLAEGTPEEVAKSKKSYTASYLKEKLN, from the coding sequence ATGCCTACACTCACCGAAGTAAATCCGAAAGAAAACATCATAATTAAAGGTGCAAAACTGCATAACCTTAAAAATATTGATGTTGTAATACCTAGAAATAAACTTGTTGTAATAACAGGTTTGTCTGGTTCTGGTAAATCAAGCTTAGCTTTTGACACCCTATATGCCGAAGGTCAAAGACGATATGTAGAAAGTCTTTCTTCATATGCGCGACAGTTTTTAGGCAAATTGGACAAGCCAAAGGTCGATTATATAAAAGGTATAGCCCCTGCAATTGCAATAGAGCAAAAAGTAAATTCTACCAACCCAAGATCTACGGTAGGCACAACTACTGAGATTTATGATTATATAAAGCTATTATATGCACGTATTGGTAAGACCTTCTCGCCTATTTCAGGCAAAGAAGTAAAAAAGCATACGGTTACAGATGTAGTTAATCATGTTAAAACATATGATGAAGGAACTAAACTTTTACTTTTAGCACCTATCACTATTCGTGATGATAGAGATGCCCTTAAGTCTTTAGAGTTATTTTCTAAACAAGGTTATGCTCGTATTAAGTATAATGACAAGGTTCTTCGTATTGATCAAGCACCAGAAGATATTGGTAAAAAATTCGACTTGGTAATCGATAGAATTATAACCAAAGACGACGAAGATTTTTATAATCGTTTGGCAAATGCTGTAGATACTGCTTTCTTTGAAGGAAAGGGCGAATGCATTATTGAAGAATTGGCAGATGGCAAACAAACGCCTTTCAGTAATAAGTTTGAGCTGGACGGTATGACATTTCTTGAGCCCAATGTTCACCTTTTTAGTTTTAACAATCCGTATGGTGCGTGTCCTAAATGTGAAGGTTATGGCGATGTTATAGGTATAGATGAAGATTTGGTAGTGCCAAATACTGCTTTATCTGTTTTTGAAAATGCCATTTTCCCGTGGCGAGGTGAAAGCATGAGTTTTTATCGCGATCAATTGGTAAACTCTGCGTACAAGTATGATTTTCCTATTCATAAACCTTGGTTTGAACTTTCTGAAGATCAACAACAATTAGTTTGGGATGGTAATGCACATTTTATAGGTCTTCATAAGTTCTTCGGAATGTTAGAAGAGAAAAGCTATAAAATTCAGAACAGGGTGATGCTCTCTAGATATAGAGGTAAAACTAAATGTAATGTATGTAACGGAAAACGATTACGACAAGAAACAGATTACGTAAAAGTTGGCGGAGCATCTATTTCATCATTAGTAGGTTTATCCATCGAAAAATTGATTGTTTTCTTTAATGAGCTTAAGCTAAATGAAAATGATGCTACAATTGCGAAGAGACTTTTAGTTGAAATAAATACCAGATTAGGATTTTTAAATAAAGTAGGATTAAACTACTTGACCATAAATAGAAAATCGAACACCCTATCGGGTGGGGAAAGTCAGCGAATAAATTTAGCAACCTCATTAGGTAGTAGCTTGGTGGGTTCTATGTATATATTAGATGAACCTAGTATTGGTTTACACCCAAGAGATACAGAAAATCTAATAGAAGTTTTAATATCGCTACGAAACTTAGGCAACACCGTAATTGTAGTAGAGCATGATGAAGATATCATGAAAGCTGCAGATATGGTCATCGATATAGGTCCGGAAGCTGGTACACATGGTGGTGAAGTTGTGGCACAGGGAACATTGAAAGAAATTTTAAAATCAAAATCGCTTACCGCACAGTATTTGAATGGTAAGATGGAGATTAGAGTGCCGAAAGAACGTAGAACTTCTAAAAACCATATTACTATTAAAGGTGTGCGTGAACATAACCTTAAAAATATCAATGTCACTTTTCCTTTAGATATGCTTACTGTAGTTACGGGAGTATCTGGTAGTGGTAAAAGTACCTTGGTTAAGAAATTACTATATCCTATTATATTAAAGGAAACTGGAGGCTATGGTGAAAAGGCTGGCCAGTATACATCTGTAGAAGGTAAATACCAACATATTAAGCATGTAGAATTTGTTGATCAAAACCCAATAGGTAGATCTTCTCGCTCTAATCCTGTTACTTATATTAAGGCATATGATGATATTAGAAGTTTATATGCTGGGCAAAAACTAAGCAAGATTAGAAACTACCAGCCAAAACATTTTTCTTTTAATGTAGATGGTGGGCGTTGCGAGAAATGTAAAGGCGAAGGTGAAATTACTGTAGAAATGCAATTTATGGCCGATGTACACTTAGAGTGTGAAACTTGCGGTGGTAAAAGATTTAAGAAAGAAGTATTAGAAGTTACTTTCAATAATGCCAATATTGATGATGTTCTTAATATGACCATCGACGATGCTATTCAGTTCTTTGAAACCGGAGAACAGACTAAAATTGTTACCAAACTAAAACCATTACAAGATGTAGGTTTAGGTTATGTAACCTTAGGTCAATCATCTTCTACCCTATCTGGTGGTGAAGCGCAACGTATTAAATTAGCATCGTTCTTAATAAAAGGAAGCACGAAAGACAAAGCACTGTTCATTTTTGATGAGCCAACCACCGGATTACACTTTCATGATATTCAGAAATTATTGAAATCATTTAATGCCCTTATTAAAAAAGGACACTCGATTGTGGTCATCGAGCATAACATAGAATTAATAAAATGTGCTGATTACATTATTGATCTCGGACCGGGTGGTGGTGAAAATGGCGGTCAGCTATTAGCCGAAGGCACACCAGAAGAGGTTGCAAAAAGTAAAAAATCGTATACCGCTAGCTACTTAAAAGAGAAATTAAATTAG
- a CDS encoding RluA family pseudouridine synthase codes for MLQKETHIVNENVTPKRLQEYGVGVFQRISTKSALKKAIKKKLILVDGVIAATATMIIGGETIVYKHPAENEYNTRLILKLDVIYEDEYLAVINKPAGILVSGNGFKTVANALVQNLHKSSATDAVSPQPVHRLDYATTGLLLVGKTSSVITSLNQLFENKNIEKEYFAVTIGGMDTVGTINSDIDGKPSKSSFEVLKSIVSERFAYLNLVKLSPHTGRRHQLRKHLLSIENPILGDATYFLTELQLKGKGLYLHARSLRFQHPITNEEMYIESKLPKKFTKLFSDH; via the coding sequence ATGCTACAAAAAGAAACACATATTGTAAATGAAAATGTAACTCCTAAGAGATTGCAAGAATATGGGGTAGGGGTGTTTCAGCGTATATCGACAAAATCTGCTTTAAAGAAAGCGATAAAGAAAAAATTGATTTTAGTTGATGGGGTAATTGCTGCTACTGCAACTATGATTATTGGTGGAGAAACTATTGTATATAAACATCCGGCAGAGAATGAATACAATACTCGGCTTATTTTAAAACTAGATGTTATTTATGAAGATGAATACTTGGCAGTTATCAATAAACCAGCAGGAATTCTAGTAAGCGGTAACGGATTTAAAACCGTGGCTAATGCACTAGTCCAGAATTTACATAAGAGTTCTGCTACAGATGCTGTTAGTCCGCAACCTGTTCATCGTTTAGATTACGCCACAACGGGTTTGCTATTGGTTGGTAAAACAAGTAGTGTTATTACTAGTCTCAATCAATTATTTGAAAACAAGAATATTGAAAAGGAATATTTTGCGGTTACTATTGGAGGTATGGATACTGTTGGAACTATAAATAGCGATATAGATGGCAAACCCTCGAAGTCTTCTTTTGAAGTTTTAAAATCAATTGTATCTGAGCGCTTTGCATATCTAAACTTGGTAAAACTGAGTCCGCATACGGGTAGAAGGCATCAATTAAGAAAGCATTTGTTATCTATTGAGAATCCTATTTTAGGAGATGCCACTTATTTTTTAACCGAACTCCAATTAAAAGGGAAGGGATTGTATTTACATGCGAGGTCACTTCGGTTTCAACATCCTATTACTAATGAAGAAATGTATATTGAATCTAAGCTGCCTAAAAAATTCACCAAACTTTTTTCAGATCATTAA
- a CDS encoding AI-2E family transporter — MKKINHKILRQLIILALIIFLGGLIIKYMLPYISGVLGALTLYVVLRKWMLKLINKGLKRSWAAMLLIFAAFIGIFIPLTGAGFMLSSQLGDFADKSEQVTKAFKSQLSQVEKYVQYDVSSAIDPEQASGWLTDNLSGFASGTFNIFISLGILLFLLYYMLKSPKQLKESLLEYIPLSNKNLVTLGKEIDSVVRSNAIAIPLVAIAQGIIALIGFYIFGVENPLFWFVIVTIGSMIPFIGTFIGIFPVFVLTLASGDDFQAWGILLYGILVVGMTDNLIRLFVLKKLDSTHPLVTLIGVLIGIPLFGFVGLIFGPLIINLFLIIVKIYKQQYGIQKPNKQKVAEM; from the coding sequence ATGAAAAAGATAAACCACAAAATCCTTAGACAGCTAATCATACTAGCCTTAATTATTTTTCTAGGCGGATTGATTATAAAATACATGTTACCATACATTTCTGGTGTACTTGGTGCACTCACATTATATGTAGTTCTAAGAAAGTGGATGTTGAAACTAATCAATAAGGGATTAAAAAGATCTTGGGCAGCCATGTTATTAATATTCGCTGCTTTCATTGGTATTTTTATTCCATTAACCGGCGCAGGTTTTATGTTAAGTTCACAATTAGGAGATTTTGCAGATAAATCTGAACAAGTAACCAAAGCCTTTAAAAGTCAACTTTCACAAGTAGAAAAATATGTACAATATGATGTTTCTTCTGCAATTGACCCTGAACAAGCTTCTGGCTGGTTAACCGATAACCTTTCTGGTTTTGCAAGTGGCACTTTTAATATTTTCATTTCATTGGGTATTCTACTATTTCTACTTTATTACATGCTAAAGAGTCCGAAACAACTAAAAGAATCTTTACTAGAATATATTCCATTAAGTAATAAAAATCTTGTTACGCTGGGTAAAGAAATAGATAGCGTCGTTCGATCTAATGCGATTGCTATACCTTTAGTAGCAATAGCTCAGGGAATTATAGCTCTTATTGGTTTTTATATATTCGGAGTAGAGAATCCGCTTTTTTGGTTTGTAATCGTAACCATAGGATCTATGATTCCGTTTATAGGAACATTCATAGGTATTTTCCCTGTATTTGTATTAACGCTGGCTAGTGGAGACGATTTTCAAGCTTGGGGAATTCTATTATACGGAATTTTAGTAGTGGGTATGACCGATAATCTCATTCGACTATTTGTACTTAAAAAGTTAGATAGCACCCACCCTTTGGTAACCTTGATAGGAGTTTTAATTGGTATTCCGTTATTCGGATTTGTTGGATTGATTTTTGGTCCGTTAATTATAAATCTATTCTTAATAATCGTAAAAATTTACAAGCAACAATATGGTATTCAAAAACCGAATAAACAAAAAGTAGCTGAAATGTAA
- a CDS encoding lipopolysaccharide biosynthesis protein produces the protein MGIVLKQSLNNTIVTYFGFAIGAANTLFLYTNFMQPSNYGLIQVILSVSAVLTPILAFGVPNSLVKFYSSFKNEKSQDSFLTLMLLLPLVLIIPVALISYVANDAIGNLLSRQNGIVRDYVWHIFLVGMAMAYFEVFYAWARIRMKSMFGNFMKEIFCRIGQTILLLLLYLKIIDIEFFINALVGFYLVRTLIMKLYAYSLRKPKLNFTPLQNWKTIVKYSALIILGGSTAIVLMEVDKVMLNNFLELENVAFYAVAGFIASTIAVPSKSMHQITYPLTATYLNNKDTSALSQLYQKSSLTLFIVSGLLFLLILLNLNELYELLPDKYAGGFMIVFWVGLVKVYDALLGNNNAILFNSDYYRSILFFGVLLAVLAILFNLWLIPKYGIDGAAIASFSAFFIYNTLKLGYVKSKFKMLPFTNETLKVLALLIVVGAIFSTFSFSFHPIINIALKSILMTVFYVGVLYRFKISEDVYGFLSKYLRR, from the coding sequence ATGGGTATCGTACTAAAACAATCGTTGAATAATACAATTGTAACCTATTTTGGTTTTGCAATTGGGGCAGCGAATACCTTGTTTTTGTATACCAATTTTATGCAGCCAAGTAATTACGGATTAATACAGGTAATCTTATCTGTATCAGCTGTGCTAACGCCTATTTTAGCATTTGGTGTACCAAATAGCTTAGTTAAATTCTACTCTAGTTTTAAAAATGAAAAAAGTCAAGATTCTTTTTTAACCTTAATGCTATTACTGCCTTTAGTGTTAATTATACCAGTAGCATTAATAAGCTATGTAGCTAATGACGCTATCGGTAATTTACTTTCAAGACAGAACGGTATCGTTCGAGATTATGTATGGCATATCTTTTTAGTAGGTATGGCGATGGCATACTTTGAGGTTTTTTATGCTTGGGCGAGAATTAGAATGAAATCTATGTTCGGCAATTTTATGAAAGAGATTTTTTGTAGAATTGGTCAAACTATTTTATTGCTCCTTTTATATTTAAAAATCATTGATATTGAATTTTTTATCAACGCCTTGGTCGGTTTTTACTTAGTGCGAACCCTAATTATGAAACTGTATGCGTATTCTTTACGTAAGCCAAAATTAAATTTTACACCACTACAAAATTGGAAAACTATTGTAAAATATAGTGCCCTAATAATATTAGGTGGTTCTACTGCAATTGTACTTATGGAGGTAGATAAGGTAATGCTGAACAACTTTCTAGAATTGGAGAATGTCGCCTTTTATGCCGTTGCTGGTTTTATAGCATCTACTATTGCGGTGCCTTCAAAATCTATGCATCAAATAACGTACCCACTAACAGCTACTTATTTGAATAATAAGGATACTTCTGCACTTTCTCAACTATATCAAAAAAGTTCATTAACCTTGTTTATAGTCTCCGGACTTCTTTTTTTGCTGATATTATTAAACTTAAATGAACTGTATGAGCTGCTACCAGATAAGTATGCAGGCGGATTCATGATTGTCTTTTGGGTGGGTTTGGTAAAAGTATATGATGCGCTTTTGGGTAATAATAATGCTATCTTATTCAATTCAGATTATTACCGTTCTATTTTGTTTTTCGGAGTGTTATTGGCGGTATTGGCTATACTATTCAATCTTTGGTTAATTCCGAAGTATGGTATCGACGGGGCTGCTATTGCTAGTTTTAGTGCTTTCTTTATTTACAATACACTAAAATTAGGATACGTAAAATCGAAATTTAAAATGCTACCATTTACCAATGAAACTTTAAAAGTGCTTGCTTTATTAATAGTAGTTGGCGCTATTTTCTCAACCTTTTCATTTTCTTTTCATCCTATAATTAACATAGCGCTCAAAAGTATTCTTATGACTGTTTTCTATGTTGGCGTTCTTTATCGTTTTAAAATATCTGAAGATGTGTACGGATTTCTAAGTAAATACTTAAGGAGGTAA
- a CDS encoding glycosyltransferase family 4 protein, producing MRKVLVITYYWPPAGGPGVQRWLKFVKYFRDFGIEPVLYIPENPHYPLLDESFLQDIPNDLKIYKHPIKEPYRIAAIFSSKKTKRISSGIIQTKNQSFLEKALLWIRGNLFIPDARKFWVKPSVSFLKVVLEKEDIDTIITTGPPHSVHLIGYYLKQAKTLNWIADFRDPWTTIGYHKKLKLTSSAEKKHKQLESDVLNAADKIIVTSTTTKQEFQHITHQPIKVITNGFDGVIATSDKLDSKFTIAHIGSLLSGRNPKSLWKVLSDLVNENIEFKNALQLRFIGVVSEEILASLAELGLQDFIEIVGYVSHQDALAYQKSSQVLLLVEIDSQDTIGIIPGKLFEYMAAKRPILGVGPVNWEVAGIVNETETGRIFDYADDIALKNVLLSWFQDYQKGELQISSGSIEQYSRRELTRKLVEYI from the coding sequence AGAGACTTTGGTATTGAACCGGTACTTTATATTCCTGAGAATCCTCATTACCCGCTGTTAGATGAATCTTTTTTACAGGATATTCCCAATGATTTAAAAATCTATAAGCATCCTATAAAAGAGCCATATCGTATTGCGGCGATATTTTCCAGTAAGAAAACAAAGCGTATTAGTTCTGGAATTATTCAAACTAAAAATCAGTCCTTTTTAGAGAAAGCTCTTTTGTGGATTAGGGGTAATCTGTTTATACCAGATGCAAGAAAGTTCTGGGTAAAACCTTCTGTTAGTTTTTTAAAAGTTGTTTTAGAAAAAGAGGATATAGATACCATAATTACTACGGGTCCTCCGCATAGTGTACACCTAATTGGATATTATTTAAAACAAGCTAAAACATTAAACTGGATTGCAGATTTTCGTGATCCATGGACAACGATAGGGTATCATAAAAAACTAAAGTTGACATCATCTGCAGAAAAGAAACATAAGCAGTTAGAGTCTGATGTTTTAAACGCTGCCGACAAAATAATAGTTACTAGTACTACTACGAAACAAGAGTTTCAGCATATTACTCATCAGCCTATAAAAGTCATTACAAACGGATTTGACGGTGTTATTGCAACCAGCGATAAACTAGATTCTAAATTTACTATTGCTCATATAGGGTCATTGTTAAGTGGTAGAAACCCTAAGAGCCTTTGGAAGGTATTGTCAGACTTAGTGAATGAAAATATTGAATTTAAGAATGCTTTGCAATTACGGTTTATAGGTGTGGTTAGTGAAGAAATACTGGCATCACTCGCTGAGTTAGGTTTGCAAGATTTTATTGAAATAGTCGGTTATGTTTCGCATCAAGATGCGCTAGCATACCAAAAGTCTTCACAAGTTTTATTATTGGTAGAAATAGACTCTCAAGATACTATTGGGATCATACCTGGTAAGTTATTTGAATACATGGCGGCAAAGCGTCCTATTTTAGGTGTAGGGCCTGTAAATTGGGAAGTTGCTGGTATCGTTAACGAAACCGAAACAGGTAGAATATTTGACTATGCTGATGATATTGCGTTGAAAAATGTACTTTTAAGTTGGTTTCAAGATTATCAGAAAGGAGAATTACAAATAAGCTCTGGTAGTATTGAGCAATACAGTAGAAGGGAACTCACCCGAAAATTGGTCGAATATATTTAA